The following are encoded in a window of Astyanax mexicanus isolate ESR-SI-001 chromosome 6, AstMex3_surface, whole genome shotgun sequence genomic DNA:
- the polr3c gene encoding DNA-directed RNA polymerase III subunit RPC3 → MTAQEVRLCGLLLQEHFGEVVEKMGTELLRSGALNLRALAHQTSTPLDLVKKSLCVLVQHGMCVFGPGRRGPGGPVEYTANCERILYMLRYPRYIYTAKSLYGDTGELVIEEILQRGQMTMSCTVRTVADRLTHSMEDGQSMEYSEVITAFTRLVETHFLQRCPPVDSMGTAGKASSGSSDASAVPQPARPETHPDCYLIPQVHLTGRGKRRRSNEDGEAEEINAKKPRLENEVCGDEGIFWQVNFERFHLHFRHQSIISAVASKLDPTSSEIVRTMLRLSEVTTPANTAHTQALSANEIFRALPVSYNISRPILDQYLTLLVDDPMEFVSKTGDSGGGMYVVNLHRALANLARVTLESVVQERFGSRSARIFRLLLRKRHLEQKQVEDFAMIPAKEAKDMLYTLLSQNLVQLQEIPKTPDFAPSRTFYLYTVNQLPTARLLLHNCYKAVGNLIERRLFETKENRRLLEKSQRIEAILASLQGGGADAAQLSDVEEMITAPERQQLEALRHHINKLDSSENQVDETIFLLESYINSTQSSH, encoded by the exons atgacGGCGCAGGAGGTGCGGTTGTGTGGGCTGCTGCTGCAGGAGCATTTTGGGGAGGTGGTGGAGAAGATGGGGACGGAGCTCCTGAGGAGTGGAGCTCTAAACCTGAGAGCTTTAGCCCATCAGACCAGCACCCCACTCGACCTG GTGAAGAAGTCTCTGTGTGTGCTGGTCCAGCATGGGATGTGTGTGTTTGGACCGGGCCGCCGGGGTCCCGGGGGTCCGGTGGAGTACACGGCTAACTGTGAGCGTATTCTCTACATGCTGCGCTACCCACGATACATCTACACCGCCAAGAGCCTGTACGGAGACACTGGCGAGCTGGTGATCGAGGAGATTCTCCAGAGGGGTCAGATGACCATGAGCTGCACCGTGAGGACCGTCGCCGACCGGCTGACCCACAGCATGGAGG atggtcAGAGTATGGAATACAGTGAGGTCATCACTGCGTTTACCCGGTTGGTGGAGACCCATTTCCTGCAGCGCTGCCCTCCAGTGGACAGTATGGGAACAGCTGGAAAAGCATCTTCAGGATCATCGGACGCTTCCGCTGTTCCCCAGCCTGCTCGGCCCGAGACTCACCCAGACTGCTATCTAATACCACAGGTCCACCTCACCG GTCGGGGGAAACGACGGCGGTCGAATGAAGACGGAGAGGCAGaagaaataaatgcaaaaaaacccAGACTGGAGAATGAG GTGTGTGGTGATGAGGGGATTTTCTGGCAGGTGAATTTTGAGAGGTTTCATCTGCATTTTAGACATCAGTCCATCATCAGTGCTGTGGCCTCCAAACTGGACCCG ACGAGCAGTGAGATCGTGAGGACCATGCTGAGACTGAGTGAAGTTACCACACCAgctaacactgcacacacacaggcCCTTTCAGCCAacgag ATATTTAGAGCTCTTCCTGTCAGCTACAACATCAGCAGACCCATTCTGGACCAGTATCTCACTCTACTGGTGGACGATCCG ATGGAGTTCGTCAGTAAGACGGGAGACAGTGGAGGAGGAATGTATGTCGTCA ATCTGCACAGAGCACTAGCTAACCTGGCCAGAGTTACACTGGAGTCTGTGGTCCAGGAGAG GTTCGGCTCGCGGTCGGCGCGGATCTTCCGGCTGCTGTTGAGAAAGAGACACCTGGAGCAGAAGCAGGTGGAGGATTTTGCGATGATTCCGGCGAAGGAGGCTAAAGATATGCTGTACACCCTGCTCTCCCAAAACCTCGTCCAGCTGCAG GAAATCCCCAAAACCCCCGACTTCGCCCCGTCCCGCACCTTCTACCTCTACACCGTCAACCAGCTGCCCACTGCCCGCCTACTGCTGCACAACTGCtacaag GCCGTGGGTAACCTGATTGAGAGGAGGCTGTTTGAGACCAAAGAAAACAG GCGTCTGTTGGAGAAGTCTCAGCGGATCGAGGCGATCCTGGCGTCGCTGCAGGGCGGCGGGGCGGACGCGGCTCAGCTGAGTGACGTGGAGGAGATGATCACCGCGCCGGAGAGACAGCAGCTGGAGGCTCTCCGCCACCACATCAACAA GTTGGACTCCAGTGAAAACCAGGTGGACGAGACCATCTTCCTCCTGGAGTCTTACATTAACTCCACCCAGTCCTCAcactga
- the rnf115a gene encoding E3 ubiquitin-protein ligase RNF115: protein MAEAAAVPPHRFFCHCCKGEVSPKLPEYICPRCDSGFIEEVTEDSSLLDSGANGLDDTASQFAELWQLLFVERPFTVDLDSPDSEPRVPGGGGGLGLSGGPFGGSVPGGLGGGLGGPIGGGEHWGPGRPPRLHTQRRYRSRGSSRPDRSPAVEGIVQQFLAGLFANSGVPGSPPLSWTGMLHSNPGDYAWGQGGLDAVITQLLGQFENTGPPPAEKEKISSLPTVIVSQEQADSSMECPVCKEDYTVGEPVRQLPCNHFFHSDCIVPWLELHDTCPVCRKSLSGEDSSSTQPPTEPSLNTDPRTQERWSF, encoded by the exons ATGGCGGAGGCTGCTGCGGTTCCTCCGCACCGCTTCTTCTGTCACTGCTGTAAGGGCGAGGTGAGCCCCAAACTCCCG gagtATATCTGCCCGCGTTGTGACTCTGGGTTTATCGAGGAGGTGACGGAAGATTCCAG TCTTCTGGACAGTGGAGCCAATGGCCTTGATGACACAGCTTCACAGTTTGCAGAG ttGTGGCAGCTGTTGTTTGTGGAGAGGCCGTTTACGGTGGACCTGGACAGCCCAGACTCGGAGCCACGGGTTCCTGGAGGCGGTGGGGGTTTGGGTCTGAGTGGGGGGCCGTTTGGAGGCTCGGTCCCCGGTGGGCTCGGCGGGGGGCTGGGAGGTCCTATAGGAGGAGGAGAACACTGGGGGCCTGGCCGTCCACCACGCTTACACACTCAGAGGAGATACCGGTCCAGAGGAAGCAGCCGGCCGGACCGATCTCCAGCTGTTGAGGG AATAGTACAACAGTTTCTTGCTGGACTTTTTGCCAATTCTGGAGTTCCAGGTTCACCTCCACTGTCATG GACGGGCATGCTGCACTCGAATCCTGGCGACTACGCCTGGGGACAGGGAGGATTGGACGCAGTCATTACACAG TTACTGGGTCAGTTTGAGAACACGGGTCCTCCTcctgcagagaaagagaagaTCTCGTCGCTCCCCACAGTCATCGTCTCTCAGGAACAGGCCG ACAGCAGTATGGAGTGTCCGGTGTGTAAAGAGGACTACACGGTCGGAGAGCCGGTCAGGCAGCTGCCCTGTAACCACTTCTTCCACAGTGACTGCATCGTACCCTGGCTAGAACTG CATGATACGTGTCCAGTGTGCAGGAAGAGTTTGAGTGGAGAGGACAGCAGCAGCACTCAGCCTCCGACAGAGCCATCCCTAAACACTGACCCCCGAACACAGGAGAGATGGTCCTTCTGA